The DNA window TTTGAAGCCATGTTTAGCAATGGCCTCCGGGAGAGCCTGGATGATGAGGTGAACTTCCATGACAGCCTCCACCCAGAGGTGCTGGAGCTACTGCTGGACTTCGCTTATTCCTCTCGGATCATCATCAATGAGGAGAACGCTGAGTCCCTCCTGGAGGCTGGAGACATGCTGCAGTTCCATGACGTCCGAGACGCGGCGGCTGAGTTCCTGGAGAAGAACCTCTACCCTTCCAACTGCCTGGGCATGATGCTGCTCTCGGATGCTCATCAGTGCCGGCGGCTCTACGAGCTCTCCTGGAGGATGTGCCTGGTCAACTTTGAGACTGTTCACAAGAGTGAGGACTTCAACAACCTTTCCAAGGACACTCTGCTGGACCTCATCTCCAGTGATGAACTGGAAATTGAGGATGAAGAAAAGGTCTTTAAGGCTGTCATCCAGTGGGTGAAATACGATTTGGAAGAGCGGAAGGCTTATCTCCCAGAACTTCTGAGGAACGTTCGTCTGGCCTTACTTCCTTCTGAATGCCTCAAGGAAGCCTTGGCTTGTGAGGACTTGATCATGGTGGATGAAAGGAACAAGCTTGTCTTGGATGAAGCTATTCAGTGCAAGAAGAAGATCCTCCAGAATGATGGGGTGGTCACCAGTCCCTGTGCCAGGCCTCGCAAAGCTGGGCACACCTTGCTAATCCTTGGCGGACAGACCTTCATGTGTGATAAGATCTACCAAGTGGAccacaaagcaaaggaaattatCCCCAAAGCAGACCTGCCGAGTCCACGGAAGGAGTTTAGTGCCTGTGCCATCGGCTGCAAAGTATATATCACTGGAGGCAGGGGCTCAGAGAACGGCGTCTCAAAAGACGTATGGGTGTATGACACTGTTCATGAGGAATGGTCAAAAGCTGCCCCGATGTTAATAGCTCGGTTTGGGCATGGCTCGGCTGAATTGGAGAACTGCCTGTATGTGGTTGGTGGACACACTGCAGTAGCTGGAGTCTTTCCTGCATCTCCTTCCGTTTCCTTGAAGCAAGTAGAGAAGTACGATCCCATGTCCAACAAATGGACAATGGTGGCTCCTTTGAGAGATGGAGTGAGCAACGCTGCAGTGGTGAGTGCCAGGCTCAAGCTTTTTGTCTTTGGTGGGACCAGCATTCACCGAGACATGGTGTCCAAAGTCCAGTGCTATGATCCAGCTGAGAATCGGTGGATGATCAAAGCTGAATGCCCACAGCCCTGGCGCTACACAGCAGCCGCTGTCCTGGGCAGCCAGATTTTCATCATGGGAGGAGACACCGAGTTCACAGCAGCATCTGCCTACCGCTTTGACTGTGAAACAGACCAGTGGACGCGCATTGGAGACATGACAGCCAAGCGCATGTCATGCCATGCTTTGGCTTCGGGGAATAAACTCTACGTGGTGGGGGGTTACTTTGGGACTCAGAGGTGCAAAACGCTGGACTGCTACGACCCTACGTCAGACACGTGGAACTGTATCACAACGGTGCCTTACTCGCTCATCCCCACAGCTTTTGTCAGCACCTGGAAGCACTTGCCATCATGATGAGGGTCAGGACTTGGGGGCTTGTATCCAGGAGGTCAATAAGGTAAGGGTCTCCTCCTCTTAAATTGAAACTTGCTGCCTTGCCCCAATTGCGTCTCCAGACACCATGCTAAGGCCATGGGTTCCAGGTTGCTCATGTCTTATGAGAAGGCTGCATTTAAAGGTGGGGTGCAGCGCCAGAAAAGAGTAATCAGCTCTGCCATGGTGTAAGTCTGGCTACCTCCCAGGTTTCTCTTGCTTCCAAATGGTCCCCTCAGTATCTGAAGAGAAATCTCCATGGGTGGTTGCAAGCAGGCCACAGATCCCCTGTCTCTGCTCTGAGCTAGCTGGATGTGCCTGCATCATCTCTCTGTGTGTGGGTGGGTATGGGAGAGCAGATGTGTCCACACCTGCTCTCATGGCTATCACCACAGAATACATCCTGTCCCC is part of the Nyctibius grandis isolate bNycGra1 chromosome 11, bNycGra1.pri, whole genome shotgun sequence genome and encodes:
- the KLHL25 gene encoding kelch-like protein 25, whose translation is MSVSVHENRKSRTSTGSMNILLFHKASHPDCVLSHLNTLRKHCMFTDVTLWAGNRSFPCHRAVLAASSRYFEAMFSNGLRESLDDEVNFHDSLHPEVLELLLDFAYSSRIIINEENAESLLEAGDMLQFHDVRDAAAEFLEKNLYPSNCLGMMLLSDAHQCRRLYELSWRMCLVNFETVHKSEDFNNLSKDTLLDLISSDELEIEDEEKVFKAVIQWVKYDLEERKAYLPELLRNVRLALLPSECLKEALACEDLIMVDERNKLVLDEAIQCKKKILQNDGVVTSPCARPRKAGHTLLILGGQTFMCDKIYQVDHKAKEIIPKADLPSPRKEFSACAIGCKVYITGGRGSENGVSKDVWVYDTVHEEWSKAAPMLIARFGHGSAELENCLYVVGGHTAVAGVFPASPSVSLKQVEKYDPMSNKWTMVAPLRDGVSNAAVVSARLKLFVFGGTSIHRDMVSKVQCYDPAENRWMIKAECPQPWRYTAAAVLGSQIFIMGGDTEFTAASAYRFDCETDQWTRIGDMTAKRMSCHALASGNKLYVVGGYFGTQRCKTLDCYDPTSDTWNCITTVPYSLIPTAFVSTWKHLPS